AGGAGGCTAGGTTAGCTACCGATAAGGAAGACGTACTCATGAAGGTAGCTCAGGGACTTCTAAACCTATTAAGTAAGGAGTTTAACGTAAATGCTATCCCGGCTTACCTTGGTAGGAAACGCGACCGTTTAGTTAGGGAAATTACTAATTGTAATGATCCTTACCGTGAAGCTAAAAGGAGGAGCAATGAACTAGCTTTAAAGCTACTGCCACAAGCATACGAACTACTTAATGGAAAGCGGGGTTATGCTAGATTTAAAACGGCCAGCCTTATCGCTACGCTTGGTAATGCCTTCGAATTTGGAGTGCTAGGATATAGCTTCCCCCTTAATCAAGGGGTAGACCTGCTTAAGGAGTTAAGCCAGCAGGAGGTCTACGACGAAACTTACAAGGTCTACGGGGTTTTAAGGAAGAACATAAAAATCCTATACCTAACTGATAACGCTGGTGAGATAGCTTTCGATAAGGTCTTAATCGAGGAGTTGAACATGATTGGAGCGCAAGTAACCGTTATGGTTAAGGGGGCACCTATAATAAATGATGCCCTACTAGAGGATGCCCTACTTTTTAAGCTGAACGAGGTTGCTAACGTGGTAACGAGCGATGGAGATGAGGTCGGTTTTAACCCTTTGGACGCTTCCGAAAGGCTACGAAGCCTCTACCTCTCATCCGACTTAGTGATAGCTAAGGGCATGGGACACTATGAAACACTAAGCGAGATGGAAATCTCACCTCCCATAGTTCATATGTTGAAAGCTAAATGTCAACCTGTAGCTAAAAGCCTAGGGGTAAAGCGTGGCAGTCTAGTAATAAAAGCTAGGTGGGATTAGCCATGGGGCTTAAGCGGCGGAACGAAGGATGGACGGGGAAGATACCAGAGCTTCCAACGATACTTTCAATAAGTCATCGCCAAGGAGAAAACTAAACTTAAGATATTGGTGAAACGGTTTAACGTTATTTTTGGAATGAAAGTCGCATAAACGCTGCCACTCTTTGCCTATGGAACATTTTGACTTTATAATTAAAGTTCATTTTTGTAATCCTGCCAGGAATTTATTTAAACGTTTTTCCGCTCTTGTCTCAGTGGCTATTGAGACAAGCCTTGCGATCTGCGCAAATTGTGGCTGCAAAGTTTACGAGGGTGGATATAGAGAGATAATCAACGGTAAGTAGGTGGCTTTCTGCTGTGTGCATTGCGCTAAATCCTATAAGCATGAGGCTTCAGGAAAAACAGGTAAAACAAAAGAATAAAAGGTATAGGAGTTTGCTGGGTTGATATTTAATAACTTTCAGAGAGGCCTTATAACGGCGATAATTCTATCCTACCTTAATAGAACAGGTAAAGGTTGTTTGACACGTTATGCATGGTATGGAGTTATCTTAGCTGTTGCGGCAAGCTCGGTTGCGGATGTGTCAATATTCGTCTTATACGGTGCTCTTGACAGAATTTTCAGTTTCTTTTTGAAGCTTTAGCATTTTTTCTTGCGGTTATTGTTCCGCACTCAATGGTATATTGAATGACGGTTAAGGAAAAAAGCGTTAAACAAGAAATGGAGAAGCGCATTGAAGCAGTAACAGCAAAAGGAACAATAGTTGGCCTCATATCGGTGGCTTTCATAGTTGTCTTTAAAAGACGTTGCAAAACTCTTAATGAATACTTTACTAGTCAACTTAAGTAATGGAGTTTTGCAATAAGCTCTTTAGAGAAGTACTTGAAACGACGCTGTTTCTTGCGCCTCTTATTTTGGAGGATGCAATTTCAACATTTATTGGGGGAGCTGCTGGATTAATAACCTCTTTACTGTTTTTCTTATGGAATGTTTATGGCTGGCATGAAAATCAGCCTTCGAAACTTCTTTTACTTTACAAGCATACTGCTCATACTTCTCGCAGGTGGCCTAGCCGGTATGGCACATATGAACTAATAGAGTATTACAAGGAAAGCGGGTTTCAGCTTGGATACATTGCGGAGCCAGTGTTCAATTTAGGTATATCAGCAGACAACCCGTTTCACCATAAAGGTATGATAGGCTCCATATTTGCGGTAATGTTCAGTTACTCAGTAAGCCCAGAATGGGGTAAAGTAGTGGCTCACTCTACATATCTAGTGACAATAGTTGCATAAAAAAGAAGGATGAAATGTATTGTTTAACCTTTCAGTTCAAGAACCTATGGAGCGATATCATTTATTTTAAACGCGCTTCAACTTAATACTCCAGAAAATTCATAGCTTTTATGTTTACTTGATCTCTTCTGGTTTCTAAAGTATAGCTAAAAATACAATGATTAACGCGCCCAATAACTCATGTTGTTTCGGATTTGTGTAAAGCAGAAT
The sequence above is a segment of the Candidatus Nezhaarchaeales archaeon genome. Coding sequences within it:
- a CDS encoding ARMT1-like domain-containing protein, with amino-acid sequence MKVEPICAVCLLSRGMEEARLATDKEDVLMKVAQGLLNLLSKEFNVNAIPAYLGRKRDRLVREITNCNDPYREAKRRSNELALKLLPQAYELLNGKRGYARFKTASLIATLGNAFEFGVLGYSFPLNQGVDLLKELSQQEVYDETYKVYGVLRKNIKILYLTDNAGEIAFDKVLIEELNMIGAQVTVMVKGAPIINDALLEDALLFKLNEVANVVTSDGDEVGFNPLDASERLRSLYLSSDLVIAKGMGHYETLSEMEISPPIVHMLKAKCQPVAKSLGVKRGSLVIKARWD